The Scomber japonicus isolate fScoJap1 chromosome 21, fScoJap1.pri, whole genome shotgun sequence region AACCATAGATCACCCTATGACAtctagcagacagacagactctcCCATGTCTACAGGGGCGGGGGGAGGCAGAGGGTTCTCTGTGGCTTCAATGCTTCCTCAGGGTCACAGTATTAGTGCGTCATCTAGCTCCTTTGGAACATTTACATTCACATCTGAGCAGGCAGAGATGCTGGCTTTGGTCATGCTGGAACAGGACAGTCctgggaggaggacaggaggatgCTCTGGGGAAAACACTGCTTCAACAAACCCCACCACTGCCACATGGGAGCCCCCAAAGACTTCAACAGTGTCAAGCAGTAAAGAAAGAGGCTCAATTGGACAACAGCAAGCTAAAGTGACTAAACCCATGGACACAGTAACTGTTAAACCTGCAGTCCAGGTATCTGTCAGAGGACAAGTTGGGGAGGGGTCTGTCAGTGGGCCCAGTGGAAGCAGACATCCACAAaactcatctcatctcatctcatactCCCAGTCTCAGTCCCTCAGCTCCTCCCAGAGTGGCACTGTGGCTAGCCTCAGTGTAAACAACCTTATCAGGCCCAGCTCCAATCAGCAGCCCTATCCTGGCTCTCCCAGTCTTGCTGGCCAACAGGGCTCAGTTCCTTCACCTGTGGGGACCTCAGCCCACATATCCCAACCCTCAAATAATGCACTCTCACCCTGCCCAGGTGCAGCCCAGCTGAACGAGTATGCCCCTATAAAAACTGCATTAATGAGGGCTCAGGCTGGAGTCGGTGTGGGTGAACGACAAGTGAAGATCATCTCCAAGCGGCAGGCCCAGGAGGAGGTGATGCTAAACACTGGAAAACGACCCAAGCCTTGCCCTCCATCAGCAACCACTGTTAGCCATATGGACGTGAAAGCCCCAGACCATACCCAGATGATGGTGGGACAACTTCCCTCCGCCTCTTCAGCCATAATGACGAGAATTAATTCTGAGGGTGGTGGTCCTCTCTTCTCCACAAACTCTTTCATGAGTCCTGTAGTTCGGCCCACAGATGGCCACTGTCCTCCTCAAGGACCCCCTGAACAGAACCAGCCAGGGGTGCTTCATCTGCCCCAGGGTCATCCGCAGCATGCTGCAACCCAGCCTGGCCAGCACCTGGGTGGGAACCTTTAcatgaaacagcagcagcaagaacAACAGAGACACCATCTGTATCATTTGCAACACCACCTGACACAGCCTGACTCTGCACAGCGGCACTCGCTACACCAGAGGGCgcttcagcagcagcaacaacaacaacagcagcagcaggagcagcagcaacatgtgcAGAAGAAGCGAGGACTCGTCAGAAGCAGTCAGACCGGTTCACCTGCCGGCTTGCAGAAGCAGCATCACCTGGAAAAGTCTGgagttcagcagcagcactcaCATCCACAACAGCAGACTCAACATCAACagctcacacagcagcagcaatcaCAGCAGCATCCACAACAGTCCCACCAACAATCACAACATCAGCAACCAACCCAACACCAACAGTCTCAGCACCAACAGCACCAACAACAGACACATCAACAGCAGCCCCAGACGCAGCATCAACAACACCAACAGCAGcagttacagcagcagcagcagagctcccACTCCAGACACCAGCAGCATCTTCAGCAGCAGatccagcagcaacaacagcactTTAGGCACCAGGAGAAAAGCTGTGAAGCCCAGGCAGCAGGACCCAGAGCCCACCACAGCAGCCACCTGGCCCAGCAGGAGCACCTTAAGGTtggtagtgtcacatggtgcaGAATAATACAgtatgattttatttgtttcttctATTTGACTGGCGTTTCTATTGccaatataatatgatatatatttaataaactaCTAGTTGTTGTACCTTTTTATTATACAATTAACATAAAATGCAGCCAGTATACATTTAATAATTGATCATCTGTTACCAGATAAACTAGAAGTTTTGGCTGTTCACCACTTAACAACTGCAATAAATTGCttaattttttgtgtgtggtgtcacaaaataaacaaaacactaaCTTTTGAGGGTCACATGTAATTACTTCTGATGTTTTGTTAGCTGAATTATTAAGTGATTTAAGATTGAAGTAATTATTACCTCAGCAGTGTCATTTCTGTTAGTTCAGTCTTCCTGGGTATAAAACTGGTAGGTGAATTTGTGGCCAGTAACAGTGTCTTACACAGATGTATCTGTCACAATTGACCACAGCTTACATTTACTCTGTTGTAGCATTAAAATccctaaaaaaataaagatattaaaacAAATTTGTTAAACCCACTTAGATTTATTGTAATATCTGGTCAGCTGTCattatgtttaattttctcTGTCTGGAAAGTCTGAGGGGGAATGTTgatattttaacaaaatgttaCAGTAGGTAAACCTCATCTGTGAAGCGCTCAGTCATGCTTTTGGGTGCATCAGATGACCAATGCAGCTGAAGTGCAGATAGATATTCACTGATCAGGCTTGTGTTTGGAAGTAACATCTTGATTATTTCTCCTCCTCAGTCTGGTCAGGACCATAATGCTATGCAGAGGATGATGAGCTCTCGGACTCTGGAGCAGCAGCTCATCTCTCCTTCCAGTAATCCTGTGTCCCGGTCGTCTGACCTGGCCTGTGCACCATCACGCCAGGAACGCCACCGTGTTTCCAACTACTCTGCGGAGGCGCTCATCGGTAAAAGCTCCACTAGTGGTGAGCAGCAGCGTATGGGTCTTCACCTTCAGCCCGGCCGCGGTGCCACACAGGAGCAACCAGACCTCCGGGGTTACCTGGACACATCACGTGGAAAGGCCAACATTGCACATAATCCACAGAACCGCCTGCCCTCAGACCATCCAGGGTCTGCCGATGTTCAACGGGTGTCTGAGTGCCCCCCCTTCAAGGCCAtgggtggaggagcaggagcacaTCAGCTCAGTGGATTTGAGGCACAAGTGTCTCGTGGAAGTGACATGACCCCTAAGTCGGTGCCTCCTTCCCAGAGGGGACCGCAGGGACAGCAGCAGGGCGGGTTCAGGATGGGTGTTGGCCctccagcagatggcagaaaCCGTGGTGGTTACACTGGAGTTCATCTCGGCTCGCAGGGAGTACAGGTTGGCCCAGCGCTGCCCCGGGAGCAGGACGGTTGTCATCAGAGTTTCATGCAAAGCCTCCTTTCTCCACACTTACCTGAGCAGAGCAACCATCAGCGAGCAGTGCAGTGCTGTCCCCCAGTCAGCATGGAGTACAGCTGTGTGCCCGGAAGCTCTGCAGCAGACATACAAGCCAAGGCCTCCAGCCCCAGTGTTCCCCAGACCCAGAAGGCCCCAGCTATGAGGCTTGGAGAGGGCAACAAGGGCCACATTTCTCAGGTCAACAGTAACATGCATGGTGTGCGAGCAGGTCTCCCCCATCCTCCAACCCCACACAGCAGCTCTGAGCCAGGCCGCTCGTCTGCCCCTTCCAGACCGCCCACTGCTGTTAGTCAGCATTCTCGCCACATCACCCGTGATACTCAGGCTGCCAAACTGAGACCGGGTGACCGGCCTCGATCAGGTACTCTGAGATCAAGTAACCCCTTTGAGCCTGACGGTCACCTGCCTCTGCCCTCTGGAGGAGGGGTGCTGCTGGGCAGGCCGCAGTCTGGAGGGGAGGCAAGACGCAGCACTATCGTTCGCTTTATGGCAGATAGTGCTCAGGTTCCTAGCGACAACAACCTGGTTCCAGATCAACACCTAACACAGAACTTTGGTTTCCCCTTTATTCCTGAAGGAGGGATGAATCCTCCACCTCCCATCAATCCTAACTCCACATTCATCCCTCCAGTAAGCCAGCCCAACGCCTCTCGTACGCCGTCCCTTCTGCCTGTGGAGCCACAGAACACTTtaccttcattctatccttcctatTCTCCAGCTGCTCACCCCAGTCTCCCGAGCGATGTCACCCTCCAGTACTTTCCTAACCAAATGTTCCCCAGCCCAAGTGCAGACAAGGGCAACGCTCCTCCACTCAACAACCGCTTCGGCTCTATCCTTTCCCCGCCTCGCCCTGTGGGATTTGGACAGGCAGGCTTCCCCCTGCTGCCAGATATGCCCCCTATGCCTATCGCCAACTCGTCTGGAATCACCCCTCACATATCCAACTTCAGCCTCACCTCTCTGTTTCCTGAGATCGCCACAGGCATGCCCACTGATGGCTCGGCCATGCCTATGTCTCCCCTGCTGTCGCTCTCTAACACCTCGGCTGCCGACTCTGGCAAGCAGCCCAACCGTCCTGCCCACAACATCAGTCACATCCTGGGCCATGACGGTAGCTCGGCTGTGTGAGGAGAGCTCCCTCTGCATATTCAACGCCACGGTGGCCTCATGCTCTGGAGGGAACAGTTTAATTTTCAGTTTGAGATTTATTCGTTCTTTTTAATGTTTACGTTCAGAACATGGTGTTGAAGCACCCGATGAATGGTTTCTAGGTTAATATGACAAAGTCAGTCTGGTGGTGATTTATGTTGTTTACATGTTCATACAATTTCAATCTCAAATTTCTTTGGCAtatgtgtgatgtcattgttATAATTTGTAATATTTCAAAAGTCCTCGGTCCttttaagctttttttgtttaaaatgttggtTAAACCAGCTGTTTGTTAGTACAACAAAATCTAATTTAGGTTTAGAACTTGAATTCAATGTATTCTCTGTGATTTAAGAAACCCTCTGCACAGTTACCTACCAATGTAATTTACTAACTTATATCAGGTTGTTCTGTACAGATTGTTTTTTCTTCGAGAGATATTTTGTAAATACCAATGTTTCATATCAGAATTGTTAgattatgtatgtatttgtaaaTAGAAAAttgattaataaagtttataagGAGAACTTTGTATTTGCTGCCAACTtgagatgtatgtgtgtgtgtatggtctgtcataggctacttttggggacaactCTTAGACTTGGTACCATTTAATTGAGGACTGCTTGTCCAACTGAGGGAAAATCCATGTCTCCAGTtgggaaaagttttttttaggggtcagtggttaaggtagctctccaggaaatgaatgtaagtatATTATGTCCCCAGAAGTGATCAtgatctgatgtgtgtgtgtttcttaataTATTCATGCCGCACTAGGTGGCCCTTTTTAATTcaataacatttgttttttccagCTCTGAGTGTTGTTGCAATATCCGAAAACGGATGGAACAATAGTAATTAAAACAACCACGCTGTCGGAAACAAATTATACAGTGAATTGTCTGCTTTCTAAGTAAAACTAAACAAagcacagaaaataacattaaatgacaGTGTAACATGTTAAAAATTACTGCAGACTGTGGACACCACACATAACTGTCCCAAGACTGAAAAGATGCACAGAGGACCAGCATCAATTTCAtaagcttttatttacatgcaATAGTGCTCCAGCATGTGCAGCCACAGAACAgctacacttaaaaaaaaagggggagtgTAGATTCAGGATCTCCTTCATTTCGATTGCAGATGTCTCTGGCAAAGACTAATACTAATGCACCAACCTGTGAGGGAGGAATAATACTGACACACCTGTCACAGCGCCCTCACCTGGCAGTCATTTGGTAACCAGCACATGAGTAAACACAGAAGTGGTTGCAGTCTAGTATATAAAAGATCAGCTTATCCATGACTGAGTTAAAAAGATATTTTCCAGAATCTCTCccattcagtgatttaaaaaaataacaaatcaaaaaaataaataactatacAATATATAATCTCTTGTTCACTAATGAAACAGAATGATTTATGTTGCATACACTTGTTAATAGTTTGTTAATGATGAACAATGCATATACATTTGTTATCGCTATACAAAATGACAGATGAACAGTTGTATTTTGAACACGTGATAAAGCAACAGAACTAAACAGCAAAGAAGCACCTCATAATAACAGCATCAGACTTTCTGTTGAATGGTCCCTTTGTCTCTGTTGTATGTAAAGCTAAGTACCTAAGGTCCAAACACTGAGGATGGAGGTCTGTGAGGAATGAaatgaggagtgaggagggtATGAAGTGCTGAACTGAGAAGAAGCCCCTGACTGATCTTCATGCTAGGAATTACATCTCAAACTTATTTACCTCCCTAGGAAATGCAGAATAGAGTTCAGCATCACAACATGGTACTCCTTTTGTCCATGATGTAGTAAGGGAGTGGGTGTTCATGAATTAAGTCTTTTTTCAATATGAAAATAaccttatatacagtataatcaaACACTTATGTACAAAaagcataaatatataaatatctgtgatacaaaaataaatattttctcttgttttcttctGTTCAACAGTCTCTTATGCATCCGTTGTGTTGTCTGTCCCTTCGTCCTCAGGGGACGCTTCACTTGGGAGGATGTTCACTCCCTGTATTGATATATCTTGGGATTGTGGCGTTGTGGCTGCTGAAGATGATGTGGTGAAGATTCCTTCGTCTTCTAGGGATAGAAGAGGCAAGGACCCCGTCTCtggataaagaaggaaggaaagagaactGGTCAGGAAACATGAGGGTGGTTTTGTGTAATAAGAAGAGCTGAAAGGATGCAGATTCTGAGGTTTAAATCATGTCAAAAGTGTCAAGCATAGGACAACTTTTTCACCATCAGCAAATGGAAATTAATTCATAACCAactaaaaaaatatctttaaactgACAAACCAATTGTCATCATGTGACCACTGTTTCATACTTAGGTCACGTGATGACAAATGAGCTAGTTCAATTCACTGATGAAGACTTTGAAATGCTGTTGAAAGCTGAAGGAAAGCTAGTAAGTTGACACTGAGTTGTGATATATAACATCTTCAACATTCAAagtatgattttatttttttatttttttaatggaggATCGGCCCTTACTTTGAGTGATGTCCTCCTCTGTTCTATCCTCATCACAGAAGCTGCCATCATCTCCCAGTTCCTGTGAACTAACGAGTTGATGGGAAGAGTCGAGGAGCTGAAGAGTGGAATCATCAGGAGGGAAGCAAGTATGTTCATGATGACCAGGACCACtaatgaaaggaggaggggggtaaaaatatttttagtttaaattGATGTGAAACAGACACAAGTGTTTGGCATTTTAGCTTAATAATTAACTTAGATGATCAACCTGTTATCAAACTAGTTCATGTTATTTTTCAGTTGactaatttaataatttaataatcagTGCATTAAAATTCTGTCTCTAAAATCGGATGAATACAGATCAACACAATCTAAAAATAATATTGGCTAAAACTTTGTAAGATTCTCTGTGTTGTCTAGCTTGAGCCCTAATGAGAATAACTCAATTATTTGAGAATGTCccacaaatacaacacagtCGATGTATATAGTAAtaagataaatgtgtttgtacCCATTAGAATAGTGGTAGACAGGCAGATGTCCATTTGAAACTGTCTGGGGCAACAATGTGTCACACTCCATATCACagtccacctcctcctgcaAACACAAGAGCATATAGATTAGAACttcaacagaaacaaaaaagcaCTTTCATAATAATTATAGCTTTTAAACAAGCAAAGTAAGCCTGTATGAACTGTGTTTTACCTGCTGCAGCCCAGGCAGGCAGTGAGTGGGGTGGTGTGGTTTGCCATTCGGTATGTATTCCCCATTAAGGGGGTAGACGCCATGTGGAGCAGTCATGTGGGCATCCAGCGGGCAGTGACCAACCAGGGCAAGTCCTTGAAGGGGGACCATGGTGTACTGGCATGACGACACGGGGGTGGCCACAGTGGGAAAACACATGTCGGACGTTTGCTCTGGAATAAGCACAAACAGAGAAATGTGATTACACACATGTGGCGGCAAACACTTTTACTCCTGCAAGGATCTGAGTGACTGTGAGGAGCACTCACTCTGTTTAGCCCAAGCCCTCCAGAGACAGAAGGGAATGAAGGCCACAATGATGAAGACGAAGGCTCCCAGGACAATACCAACTATGAGATAGGGGAGGTCGCCCGGCCGAGGAACCAGCCCGCCCTTGTGTTCAGGCCCTGGCTCTGGGGCTTCTGATGGAGCAGGCCGGTGCTGATTAGAACGAGCTAAAATAGCAGAGACAGAACGGTGGAAAAATGGTTAAAAAGTCCACTCAGACTATTTTTGGTGCTTGTAAATACATCTGAAAGGTTAGTTTGAGTCAATATGACCTCACCTTTCGTCTCAAGGATCACCACATTGCCAAATTCACTCTCTCCCTTCTCGTTGAAGCTTTGCATCTTGATGTCGTAGGCTGTCTCCGGTTGCAGGTCAGTGATTGAATGCCAATATCTGTCTCCCTCCACCACATCCTTTTTGTAGTCACTGTCATTATCACTGTCTGTCGGCCGGTAAAGGATGTAGAAGCCGTAGATGGGCGTGTTGTTTACGGGAGTGTACTGTTGAGAAgaataaaatgttacaattaattcaaaatatcacaaacaaaaaaaagatgctgcttaactgattttttgttgttttttttctagtcACTCACCGTCCATTTGAGAATGATGGTGGTCTCATTAATGGCTTCGTTGTAGGTGATGTAGGGTCCATCGACAGGGCGTTCATGGGTTCTCCCACCCACCACTGTGTACGCCTTTGATGGGGCACTGGGAGGACTGGAACCGATCACATTCACCGCCACAACACGAAACTTATAGGAAGTACCTACATGAAGAAGGATAATCATTACTAATCTGTCTCCGGGGGCTACGAGCTGCTTAGAAGAAGCTCTGTATTGTGTGTAGACtaatgatgtttgttttcaatttattttttgttttccttttcagagCAAATGCGATGTTGATTGCGATCTGGTTATGGTTTTGATCGATGGCAGTAATTACTCTAACAACAGTCATTATGCTGATGAATTTACGGGCCGTGGGAATGTAATTATGCAggacatcatcattataattatatggTACTACATCCAACTTCTCGCCCCAACTCTGCCAAAGTCAGAATAATAACAACACTGTTGAAGTGCGTGTGAAGATGGCTGACCTTTTTCCAGGCCGGTGATCTCCACTGAGAGTCGCGATGGGGGGATGTTTTCCACCGCCGTCACCCAGTCCTCTCCCGCCTTCTTCACCTTCTTGTACTCCACCCGAAAAGACTGGATGGGGAACCCGCGGTTGCCACGAGGAATCCAAGTTACGTACGCTGACGTTTCCGTTGCTGTGGAGACTGTGGGCTTGTCTGGGGCCTCgggagctgcaggaggaggagcagtggtgtGAGATAGGGGACAAGAACAGATACAAACTCACCAGACAACTTCACTGTaatgtcttaaaaaacaaatgacagtGATAGTAACAAAACAAATTATAGTAATTATGACAGAGAAGGCAAAAAACATGATCACAATAATAAACTTACTGAGAGCTCATCCTTCAGTGACAGAAGTGAAAGAGAGATCGAGAGAAGTCCATGTTAGTCAAAAAGAGAACCGTTAGAAGTTGGAAgttttattgtacaataagttaCAGTTATGGTTAGTATAGTTATTTGGAGGTGGAGACTGTAAAAGGGAACAGTGAGGTATTGAAGGGATACTCACGAGAGAGGCTTGGTGAAGGAACTGCAGGAGTTTTTGGTGGATCAATTTGTCCTAGACCTTTGCGTCCTgaagaagtaaaaacaaaaagtcagaGTTGAGATGAAGAACTGCATTTTGGGCCATGTTTAAAGGACGAGGCAGGCGATAtgctgtatttttgttggtaATAAATCTCAACAATCTTAGACCGTCTCCTAATACTTTCCAACTTCCCAGGCTCTCAGCCTCAAGCTAATTTATCCTACTGAAGACataaacctttaaaaatatttcatgaATACACTTTTATATTACAAAACAGCTGGgcattgtagtttttagcaaataTTCCTCTTATACTAGACTGATATACATTTGGTGCCCTAGTAAGTATTAATGGCAGCAGGGCAGTGTTTGTAGGACTGACTCAGAATAGCTGCAGTACCCATGTTCATCATAATAAAGAAACATGACACTCATTGCAACAGTGAGCCTTTCTGTAGAATTTCTTTATAGTAGGAAAACTGAAATTTATCACCAGACTTGTCCTtcaaacatttttcattaaataCACTGACAgcatagaataaaatataaaactgcaGGGATTCAAAATGACAAGCCCCAGCATGTGTGCATTTCATCACTCTATGACAGTTCTGAGAAGTGTCTTACTTTTACCAGTTCTGAAGGTCATCATAGCAGGTTGTCCCAAGCCTGCGCAGTTCTTGGCAGTCATCTCCACCTCATACAGGCTGTCTGGCTGCAGCTTGGCCAAGGTCAGCTTATGGAGAGAGCCTGAGATACTGCTGGAGGTCCACTCTGCTAGAGGGTCTCCCACctaagagagagacagagagataagTTACTGACTATTGGGTGTCTGAGTGTTTGAATGTGAAAGTGAATACACTAAAAGATAATATAGTCTGAAAAAAAAGCTCTTGGCAGTACCTTTCTGTATTTGACCATGTACTCCAGCACAGGGGCTCCACGCTCATGCCGCGGCCTCCAGGTCAGCTCATAGTAGTCAGCCTTTCCGGTGCGTGGTTGGCTGAGGATGATGGGTGCTTCTGCAGGCAGGATCTGTCCCGGCAGCTCAGAGCAGTCTAGAGGCAACATAGCGCCCGAGATTCCTGGCCTCACAGGTGGCTGCTCTCTCAGGACTTTATCTGGACTGAGCGGCCGATAGATTGAGGGCAGCTTCCCTCTGGATAAAATCCCTAGAGAGGAAAAGCATACATCATGAAATCTCAAAGCTGTGAGAGGGGGATAAAAGAATTAAAGCTGTGATAAATTACCAAAATATCCGACTTACCAGTTGATATTGTGATGAGGCGAGTGGAGGCCTGTGAGCTGCCCACTCCATTCTCAGCCATGCACTGGTACAGCCCATCATCCTGAGGGCCCACATTGGAGACTCGAAGCCCCTTTGGGGTCAGGCGGTGGCGAGGAGACAGGGAAAGAGGTTGGGCATTGTGGAGCCACATCACCGTGGGTGCAGGCCTACCTCGGACCTGGCAGGTGAAGCGCACCGTCTCTCCATACACAacctcctgctgctgcagctccaccGTCACCTGTGGAGGCTCtgcaggagacagaggagaaaggGACTAAGTAAAGAGAGTGCCTAAAAACTTATTAGGAACTTCAATGTTATCATGCAGGTTTTTGAACAATCATTTAGTTTATAAGATgtcagaaaagagagaaagatggccATCACAATTTCCGTAAGTAGAGGATGACATCTTTAAATGACTTGCTTGGTCTGACAAACCtcaaaatatgacatttacaTTCGTATAAAATGGACAAAAAGCtataaatgttcatatttgatAAGCTGGAAGAAGTGActgtttgatgtttttgctTGTTTAAAGAGCTTGAATTAATTACTGATTATTAAAATTGTTGCTCAACTTAACTTTACCTTTCtatcaactaatcatttcaggtctaataatgtcataatgtgagtgagcgagtgagtgagtgagtgagtctgtgtgtgtgtgtgtgtgtgtgtgtgtgtgtgtgtgtgtgtgtgtgtgtgtgtgtgtgtgtgtgtgtagaggctGTATGACAGGAGATTGTGAAGAGCCAGGCAGGCGAGGCCCAGAGTTGATGGTTGGCTGCTTGTGAATCAGGGAAAAACAGAGCTCATTACAGCTACAGCAGCTCTCTAGCTTTAATTAGAGccagctgcagagagacaagcccacaacacacacaaaaacatgcacgcacacacacacactcatagaaaATCACTGTAAAAACAGTCATCCATAACCTAGACGCACTCAATCAAGTACTACTACAGAACAGAGAGCTCTGTCTCCACCAACTCTTTCTTGAACAACACCGCCCAGTCatacacacttcacacacacacacacacacacacacagacccctGTCTTCTCTGTCCGCCAAACAGGAGTCAGTCTAATTATTAAATCCATGACACAGACAAAACTcttctcataaaaaaaaaaaaaaaaaaaacttaattcaCTATGAAAAGCCTTTACAGGAATCTGCATGCAACAAATTAGTTCAGGGTCTGGTTTAAAAGCTATCAAAACAAATCATACAAAAAGCCCAAATAAGGAAAAGTAATCCAACACAATGTTCACACTACTTTCatttacttctttcttccacGTTACTTACCAAAAACTTGCACGTCGTAGAGCACC contains the following coding sequences:
- the LOC128382566 gene encoding basic helix-loop-helix domain-containing protein USF3 isoform X2, which produces MILDQAFRYITELKKQNDTMLLEGGDKVQAEEIRRMRRQLEELRKESAHYIELLKAHDINLLEDPTIHWKGKQRCAKVAKVTPTHQLPKGIIVYSNGNVMCPAGKETSPGKQPSETLILQPPSDVSAGLRVNGALLQVNTSTSTPALLPGSTVTPTQSTPGLRVVEQCVIEKPAAAPTLPPSVSYITLQLPTVPTTLPQQPQPAVPAQTLSIAATSASQLPTESPAPPVSIHTTLTQTVATSRAAVSEVCSWVTEDTAIRNVSYTAIPNNQTLLTAAATGNTRTTWTTLQMAGNTVHPVCQSLATPEVSNISQAVQQVTVCPMGNKPSVQPIQIQMQPHVSVQQAPITAHIQAQPFQRQPQLRPAILNQAQPILAPQTQCAVLPKPAVVAHPAIVSQPQSAVLQPTSLVPHPPTALIPQPQTLSQPALVPQPQATVLPLLQTMQVLQVNPTGGTASGVTAPQNTNNNNPSVVILQQANACPSQSVIREEVSNQTPCQHIVIIQAPNQAAPAPQNPQVGMVPAAVPAAVPALPTQIPTTSTSTSPTSLQSVGGKQLVHILPRPVQPQMNHPLQVTQASTSPTVPPTPQTITVNGQVFALQPMKTSENASSQGGQSTLQLVQPTTTEEPTTNVALNSLGALSSLNQSISQGLPLTVSSQNNCQPPAAPSSLVQQKQQQPPAPAPLPVTTLALPVRQLQVPSLSPVKSGLVVNASKPAGKRLRTAVNTKRLTAKRTKPAKKKELSQVKPAVTVSAKPAAAAEEDQTVIVSQCSTVKVTDIPPTCTTAVTTTDCSKAIGNVTSTQTTLKMIVCSPSSGPTVFSQSHTQSKSSVSATQSDVLFSHTNTSGMAAAVTTVSATSVKPSVSTTVAIESKSAVVSEVKQPSTSTPTSTTQSKSAAPSAVSRQSRSVVSSAGATEVQYTSTTVSSACLTPVSTSATAAVSLNQATQPTSVCHSQASSTQNPPTCNKPESQPTTSPSVSTTVTHSSMAPTFSAAHSSITAPTTSSEFRKRVTTTRAPTQQTVVNMPILPLCHPAEVKPPQHPGRNSEVEDGRHSAAVAAEKEGLVATTSDTASRKDFVPSQQVYTNLDDQTIDHPMTSSRQTDSPMSTGAGGGRGFSVASMLPQGHSISASSSSFGTFTFTSEQAEMLALVMLEQDSPGRRTGGCSGENTASTNPTTATWEPPKTSTVSSSKERGSIGQQQAKVTKPMDTVTVKPAVQVSVRGQVGEGSVSGPSGSRHPQNSSHLISYSQSQSLSSSQSGTVASLSVNNLIRPSSNQQPYPGSPSLAGQQGSVPSPVGTSAHISQPSNNALSPCPGAAQLNEYAPIKTALMRAQAGVGVGERQVKIISKRQAQEEVMLNTGKRPKPCPPSATTVSHMDVKAPDHTQMMVGQLPSASSAIMTRINSEGGGPLFSTNSFMSPVVRPTDGHCPPQGPPEQNQPGVLHLPQGHPQHAATQPGQHLGGNLYMKQQQQEQQRHHLYHLQHHLTQPDSAQRHSLHQRALQQQQQQQQQQQEQQQHVQKKRGLVRSSQTGSPAGLQKQHHLEKSGVQQQHSHPQQQTQHQQLTQQQQSQQHPQQSHQQSQHQQPTQHQQSQHQQHQQQTHQQQPQTQHQQHQQQQLQQQQQSSHSRHQQHLQQQIQQQQQHFRHQEKSCEAQAAGPRAHHSSHLAQQEHLKSGQDHNAMQRMMSSRTLEQQLISPSSNPVSRSSDLACAPSRQERHRVSNYSAEALIGKSSTSGEQQRMGLHLQPGRGATQEQPDLRGYLDTSRGKANIAHNPQNRLPSDHPGSADVQRVSECPPFKAMGGGAGAHQLSGFEAQVSRGSDMTPKSVPPSQRGPQGQQQGGFRMGVGPPADGRNRGGYTGVHLGSQGVQVGPALPREQDGCHQSFMQSLLSPHLPEQSNHQRAVQCCPPVSMEYSCVPGSSAADIQAKASSPSVPQTQKAPAMRLGEGNKGHISQVNSNMHGVRAGLPHPPTPHSSSEPGRSSAPSRPPTAVSQHSRHITRDTQAAKLRPGDRPRSGTLRSSNPFEPDGHLPLPSGGGVLLGRPQSGGEARRSTIVRFMADSAQVPSDNNLVPDQHLTQNFGFPFIPEGGMNPPPPINPNSTFIPPVSQPNASRTPSLLPVEPQNTLPSFYPSYSPAAHPSLPSDVTLQYFPNQMFPSPSADKGNAPPLNNRFGSILSPPRPVGFGQAGFPLLPDMPPMPIANSSGITPHISNFSLTSLFPEIATGMPTDGSAMPMSPLLSLSNTSAADSGKQPNRPAHNISHILGHDGSSAV